Genomic window (Thiohalophilus sp.):
GCCAGCACCGGCAGATCGCGGCGCACCAGCGGCTCGCCACCGGTCAGGCGGACCCGCTGCACGCCCAGTTCGGTGAAAGCCTGCACAACGCGGGTCATCTCCTCGAAATTCAGCCAGTGATCGGGTTCCCCGAAGTCCCTGAAGCCTTTCGGCAGACAATAGCTGCAGCGCAGATCGCAACGATCGGTCACCGACAGGCGCAGATAATCAATCCGCCTGCCAAAATTGTCTTCCAGAAATGTCTCGCTCATCGCTGTCCCGTTATGTTGATGTTGTTGGTGCCCTGTGTCGGTTGACGCGCCGCCGGTACCAGCGATAGCCGCCATAACCGCCCCCCGCCAGGCCCAGCGGCAACAGGGCGATCAATCCATATTCCGCCAGCCGTTGCCAGCCCTCAAGCGGCTGCTGTCTGGTCAGATAGCCACTGATCACCCGGGCTTCCTTAGCGCTCACCGCCGCGCCGTTCAGCCAGCGCATGCGCGCGATGGTCAGATACCAGCCGGGACGGGTATGCTGTGTCCGCGCCAGCGCCTCCGGCGCATGACACCCCAGGCAACGGCGCTCATACAGGCGCCGCCCCGCGGGTTGCGCCGCTTCTATTGCCTGGCGACGTTGCCGGGCCGCTTCCCGCTCGGCCTGTTCGGCGGCTTCCCGCCGGCGGGCCGCCTCCCGTTCGGCCGCGATTTCAGCCCGCAGGCGTTCCCGTTCTTCGGCCGTTGGCGCCCCCTCGCGTGACTGGTACTGCTCCGCATCCATCTCGGCCAGTACCGGCACAGGACTGCATAACCAGACCAGCAGGGCGCATGCCCCCCGGGTCATCACGACGGTTAGTGTCTTGCTCCGCCAGAACGGATCTTGTGTTGCGGCACTTCCGGAACCTGTAATCTCGCCAATCCCTCCTGCGCATCACGCTCCGCCACCGGCACCGCCAGGTGCGCCGTATCCAGACCCTGGGCCTCGAGCGCCGCGCGGATAGTTTCCAGATCGGCGGCATCCGGACTGCGCCCGGCATACTGGCGACGCAGGCGCAGGATCTCGTCCTCTTCCTCCGCCGGCGCGGGCTGCGGTGCCGGTGCTTCGAGGGCCGCGACCTTGTCGATCACCTGCGCCAGCGCCAACCAGGGATTGGCCGCCAGTTCGAAGCGGCTTTCAGCCTGGCGCAGATCCTCGTGCAGCAACGGGGCCCAGCGCCGGACAAAGTCAGCGAGAAACCCGGGCGCATCGCCATCGCCGTCGCCGGCATACAACCGCGCCACGAATTCCAGCTGCACCGCCACATGGTCGGGCAGATCGGCAAAGGCCTCGTCCCTGGCCAGGCCGAACGCGCGGTAACGTTCGGTGAGACGACGCACCGTGTCACCGTGCAGAGTGCCGTCGATATAGACCCCGGCATTGATGTTGGGGTGCTCCTCGCCCGGCACCAGAAACAGGCGACTGTAACTCACCAGCAACTCGGGGCCGTCGATACCGGCCAGGCTGCGGCGCAGCGCGGCCAGTTCCTCGTCGAGCGGGTAATCCAGCTCACCGGCCAGGGCGGCCAGATCGTCGACCAGATCCTCCCGCAACGCGGTTTGAAACGCCCTCTCCGTCGGGGGCAGAAACGCGCGCGCCAGACACAGCCAGAATTCGGCATGGGTTATACTCATTCAATTCCCTCCTCAAATCTCAACTGTTGATGCTCAGGCCTGTTTGCACCAGGAAAGATCAAATTTCTTCTCACCCCACACGTAGATAGCATTGGCCAGGAAAATCGCCATTAACAGCAGCATCCACTCAGTGAACGACGGTGCATAGCTCAGCAGCTCCGGCGCCCAGGCGCCCTTGAACATGGGCACCAGCTGGCCGCCGATGATGTAGTCATAACGGGCGATAAACAGCGAGATCATCACCAGCAAGGCCGCCAGTGTCTGGCTGCCCGCATTGCTGCGCAGCCCCGGGCTCAGCATCAACAGCAGCGGCAGCACCAGCCCGGCCCACAGCTCGATATGAAACAGCGATGTCCCGGCCAGGTATTGCCAGACCTGCAGCCCCTCGGCATTGCTATAGAGGCCGATGAGCGCCCGCGCCCCGACGAACATCAGGTGCACGAAAATCGCCAGGGCAAACACTTTGGGCAACATACCGGTCAGCACATCACGCAGCGGCGCGCTCATGCGCTCCTGACTGAATCCGTGCGCGAGATAGGAAAAAAAGATCGCAAAGGCCAGGCCGCCGAGCAACGATTCGAAAATGAACGCCACCGGCACATCCCCGCTGGACCAGAACGGACGCATGGTCATCGAGCCATACACTACACCGGCAATCCCGGTCACACCCAGCGCGGCCAGTAACAACAGAATCGCCGAAGTGCGCGCTGCCGCCGGCCACTCGCCGGGTTTGCGCAACAGATTGACCGTGATGAGCAACACCACCACATAGGCGATAACAAACATCACCTTCCACCACAACGGCGAAGTGACGGCAAAACTGGTGGGAATTGCCCAGATCGCGCGCACGGGGTAACCCAGCTCCAGCGCCAGCACCGAAACACCGCCGACCAGCCCGGCCACCGCCAGCCACAGACAGCGGCGTACCAGTGGCTGGCAATGCGCGCCGCCGAAGATCAGCATCAGGCTGGCGATCATGGCCAGGCCGGTTGAGGTCAGCAGAAAGTAGTCATACACCACGATCGGAAAGGTCCAGTGCAGACCGAGATTACTGCCATTGAAGGCCGCGTGCCCCTGGCTGGCCAGATTGAACAGCACCAGCGCGGCCGTCACGATCAGGCCGATAATCGCAACGACGAAAACAAGATTGGATTTGCTTGTATTGATCATGATAACGCCCCTCAGGATTTGTCTTTCATGCTGCGCAGACCGGGCACGGCAGCGGCCGCCCCGCCACTCAGGTAATACACCTGGGGCTTGTTGCCGGTCTCTTCTTTCAAACGCACTCCGCGTTTATCGGCGATCAGCTTGTTGACGTAGCTTTCCGGATTATCCAGATCGCCGAAGAACCGCGCCTTGGGCGCACAGACCCGCACGCAGCCGGGAACATATTCTTTCAGCTCCGGAATATCCTCATCGAGATCGGCCACGCCCTCGGGCGCTTTGGACACCTTGTGATAACAGAACGTGCACTTGGACACCACGCCATGCGGCTGAATACCAATACCCCGCGAGGGATCGTCCTGCGGTCCTTTATACGGCGGATCCCATTGCCGATCGTCCTTCGCCGGAAACACGTCGCGAATATCCGGCTGGACCACGGCTTTCTCGTCGGTAAAGAAGCGTACGCCGTACGGACAGGCAACCTGGCAATATTTGCAACCGATGCACTTGTTCCAGTCGATCAGCACGAAGCCGCCCTCCGGATCCTTGTAGGTCGCCCTGGTCGGACAGACCGAGACACAGGACGGGTTTTCGCAATGAAAACACGGGCGCGGAAACCACTTCATGCTGACGTTCGGATAAGTCCCCTCGGTGTAGAACAGCACGTCCTGCCAGTTTTCGCCGGGTAGCCGGTTGTTTTCCATGGCGCACGCCGTGGTGCAGGCCTGGCAACCGGTGCATTTATCCAGGTCAATGACCATTCCCCATTTTGCCATCGTCATATCTCCTTAACTTGTCAGGCCCGCTCGATGCTGACCTTGGTGGTGTAGTAGTTGCACTGGCCGGTAATGCGGTCGGACTGGTTGACCGTAATCTCGCCACTGTGACCGGGGAGACGCCCCTTGGCCCAGCGACCGTGTGCCCAGTGCCCGTGTTCCATCGGGAAGACCAGCGTGTCGGGGCGTACGCCCTCGAAGTACTTGCAAAAACCTTCGATGCTGCCGATCGCCGATTTGATGCGGACCCGATCGCCGTCGTCGATGCCCCGCTCCCTGGCGGTCACCGGATTGATTTCGATATACACGGTATTGCGACCCCCCAGTGCCGGCTGCATGTTGGCGATGGCCACCGGCAGATTACCGCCGCGTCCCTCGGCATGCAGGGCGACCTTGGGGGTGACCATATACAGATCGCCGCCGCCGGGATGCTTTGGTTCTTCCCAGTGCGGGAACATCAACTTGTTTTGATCGCGTCCGGTCTTGTCGGCAATCCAGTCGCCGTGTTGCTCCAGCCAGGAGGAACGGAACTCAAACCGGCCCGAGACGGTTTTGAACAACTCCGCCTTGACCGCTTCGGGGCGCATCGGTTTGTTGTAACCGCTGCCGTCCCATTCGAAAAAATCGCCATCGATCTGACGCCACAGATAACGCTTCTTGTACCAGACTCCCTTTTCCTTCCAGCTTTCGAAGGAATTGACACCATTGTCGCCCGGGTCCTGCTCGAACCCCTTGGCCAGATGGCGCAACAGATTTTCCGAGCTATCCATCGCCTTGTAATAGTCACCCATCGGTCCTTTGATGCGTTTGCCGATCTCAAACACCATATCGCCAAAGAACCTGGTGTCGTACAGCGGCTTGATCGCCGGGACCCGCAATTGCGCCATCGGCCAGCCCTGAAACGGATAGGTCGGCGCGTCTTGCAGGCGCTCGAGGTAAGTGTGTTCGGGCAGAATCAGATCGGCGAACATGGCCGTCTCGCTGGGGAACGGGGAGGTCTCGATCACGAACAGCTCGCGCAGCGCATCCTCCCAGACCTTGCCATTGGGTGCGGTCCAGATCGGATTGGTCAGATAGAACATGATGGTATCGAGCTTGTAGGGCTTGCCGGCCAGGGAATTGGGCCCCAGCTCCTGCAACATGTTCTTGGCCATCAGATAGCCGTCTTCATGACCCTGCAGATCGATACGCGGTTTGTCGCGCCACGGACCGTTTTTGGCATACTCGTCCAGGTAATCGGCGGCATCGGCCGGCGGGGCGCCGTAGCTCGGTCCCATCTGGTACATCAACCCGCCCTCGGCGAACAGCGAGCCGACCAGGGCATTGAGACTGTGCACCGCCATGCCGTTGAGGATGCCATTGGAATGTGCGTGTACGCCGCGTTCGAACAGAGCGATGGCGGGACGCGTGCTGCCGAACTCGCGCGCGGTGGCGAGAATGTCGCGTTCGTACAGGGTGGTAACCTCGGCCGCCCAGACGACGGTCCGATCCTTCAATTCGGTGTTCCACCAGTCGACCAGACCCCGCACCCATTTTTCATTGAAGCTGCCGGGATCGACGTATTGTCCCGGCTTGAACCGGTTGACGCCGTCATAAAAATCCCCGACAAACGATTTTTCCCACAGCCCTTCGGTCAGAATCACGTGGGCAATCGCCAGAGCCAGCGCGCCATCCGTCCCGGGCTTGACCAGCAGGGCACGATCGGCGCCGGCCAGGGTGGTATTCATATGCACATCGATCGCCGTGATGCGTGTCTTGGGGACCTTTTCCCCGCGGATATACCCCCAGACCTGCATATTGTTGTTATAAGGGCGGAACGCCTCGAGAAAGCCCACGCCAAACATGAGCAGCATGTTAGAATTCTTATAGTCATAAGCGCTGTAGGAATTGTTGCCATCGGTCGCGTATTTGCTCAGCTCGCTGCCGTCGGAACACATGGACGAATGGCCGATCCCCACATTCGGTGAGCCATACAGTTCGGCAAACGTCCCGAGGATACCGGCGTCGGCGGCCCCCCAGCCGCGACCGAAACAGAGCGAAAAGCGATGCGATTCACCGGCGTCACGCAGCTTGTTGAGGCGCGCCGCGACCGTGTCCAGCGCCTCCTCCCAGCTGATGGGCACGAATTTCGGATCCTCGTTACGGCCCTTTTTCGGATTGGTCCGTTTCATCGGCCCCTTGTAACGATCCGGGTCATAAAGAATGTAAGTGCCGAGCGGCCCCTTGGGACACAGCTTGCCATTGGAGATGGGATGCTCCGAACTCCCCCAGATCGCATGTACCCGCCCGTCGGTGGTGTACACATCGATCCCGCAGCGGGCCGGACACTGATGGCAAATGTTTTTGGTAATCACCGCCTTACCCGATGCGGTCGCGGCCCCGGCAGTATCCTGGGCCTGCGCCTCGGTGAGCAGTCCCGACAGCATGCCGCTGCTGCTGACCGCGCCGGCGGCGGCCGTGGTGCCGGTCGCCTGCAGAAAGCGCCGGCGGCTAATCAGACTCTGAAAAATATTCATGACGCTTGCTCTCTCCTCTGGTTGGTTTTATTGGCACAGGTATCGCCCGCTGTGCCGGTTTGTACCGGGTGCCGGAGTTCATTCCCGGGCACCGAACAATTGGGTAAAGGCATCCGCCGCCAACCGGCGTGACCGCTGGCAGGGCTGGCAATAGGCGCCGCTGGTATCGTCCGGAAGCGGACTGAATTCGGCGCCACACCCGGCGCATTCGCGCCGGCTGTGTGATGTCAGGGTATGGATCGCCCCCGGCTCCTCAGCCCTGTTTTCCGCCGTCCAGTGCAGGGCTTGCCGGGGGCAATGTTCGACACAACGGTCGCAGGCGATACAGGCGGCGGCATTGAACCGCACGCCCGATGCGTGCGCGGTGCGATAGGCGCGCAACGCCCCGGTCGGACAGATCCGCACGCAGCCCTGGTGATTGCCACAGCGATCGGCCCTGGCGGCGAGCTGCGGCCAGGCGGTCGCGGGGGGCACCTGGCCCGTTATGCCGGCGACCCGCTCGATCGCGGCCAGCTGGCGTTCGCGAGCCAGCGAGGCCTGCGCCGCCACCTGCGCCGCGGGGGCTTGCCGGGGTGGCGGCTGACTTTTGTCCTGGGCCGTACGGGCGATCTCACGAAAAAAGCCCCGCCGCGACAGCACCACTTCGCCGAGCACCTCCGCCGTGGCCGGCAGGGCCCGGGATTGATTCAAAGGGGCACTCACAAGTTGAGGCTGGCGGGCCGCGGGCACGCCCATCTGGGTCAACCATTGCCGGGCGGTATCGAGCGCCGCCTGCGCGGGATGGGCCCCCGCCCCGCCGGCGGGACAAGCCGCGCACCAGCCCCGATCCAGCAAGCGCAACGGGCGACCGTCGGCACGGGTAAACAGTTCGAGCAGATCCGCCACAGCGAGCGCCCCCAGACAGGGAATCCGGTTGGTCTGGCCGCCCTGCCGCTGTGACGGGACACGCCGGCAATCGATCTCCAGGGCATCGCGACCGGTCACGGGCTGCTCCGGCAGAACGGGTAACGCCAGCGCGCCCATCGGGCAGGCGGGGACACAGCGACCACACCCCAGGCATTGATCGCCCAGTTCCAGCGTGACGGACCCCGGCTGTATCGCCTCCACCGGACAGGCGCTGCGGCACGCCTGACACTCGCCGGCACGACTGCGCAGGGCCTGACAAACGGCCTGGGCATGACGCAAACCGTGACGCGGGTGCAACCGCCGCCAGATCACCGCCGGCCGGCGGGTCTCCTGCTGCCCGGGGAATGTCGCCTGCAAATTCACCTGATCGCGTCCCCCTTTTCTGACTTGATTTGTTGTTATCTCGCCGGCCGCACCTTGAGATTGTCGCCATTTGTCCAATGGCATTGATGCAACCTGCCCAGACCGTTCACAAAAACCATGCCATACAAAAGTTATCCTTTATTTCAACAACTTAATCGTCTAACAAAGCGGCGAAGTCACCGGTTGGTAACGTCATGGGAAGCCAGGTATTACCCTTTGGTAACACCCTTGTCGCGGACAAAAATAAACCTGCTAGCCACCGGGAAATCCGGATTGTCTTTGCTACACTGAGGAGAGTTACGTTTTGGTAACATCGATTCACCGGGGCTGCGGAGGGACAAAAACAGATGCCAGCGTCGCGCCGACAATTTCTGATCCGCACGGCCGGGCTGCTGCTGGCCACTACCGGCGCGCGAGCGGCACCGGGCAACCCCGCGCCGATTCGTATCGGCCTGACCCCGGTGATCCTCGATGATCAAAGCCGTTTTTTGCGCCGCTGGCGCGACTGGCTGGAACGGCAGTTCACCCGTGAAGTGCAATTCGTGCAGCGACCGCGCTATCGGGATATCACCGAGTTATTACTGCGCCACGAACTGGATGCGGCCTGGGTCTGCGGTTATCCGTATATCGCGCATGCCGAGCAACTGCGCCTGCTTGCCGTTCCCGTCTACCGGGGCGAGCCCCGTTATCACTCGCTGATTATCCGGACGCAACAGCACAAGTCGATTAAGAACATCGATGATCTTGCCGGCACTTCGTTTGCCTTCTCCGATCCCGATTCCAACTCGGGGTACCTCTATCCAATGTACCGACTGCGCGAGGCACTCACCCGCCAGCCGGACTTTTTCCGGCGCACTTTTTTCACCTGGGGCCATCGCAATACCATTGAGGCGGTCGCCGCCGGCCTGGCCGACGCCGGGGCGGTGGACAGTTATGTGTGGGAGACCCTGCAACGGCGTCACCCTGAATACGCGGAACAGGCCGTCGTAGTGGAACGATCCCCGGCCTTCGGATTTCCGCCACTGGTAACCCACGTCGATACACCGCCGCCGATCCATCAGCGCCTGGCCGAAGTCCTGTTAAGCATGCACGAGGATAGCGAAGGCCGCGCCCTGCTCGAACAGCTCGCGCTGGATCGGTTCGAGGCAGGTCAACCGGATCAGTATGCCGGCATTCACCGGATGCTGAAGGAATTGCGCCAGCGGGGGCTGGTCACAGCGGCATGAATCTCACCAGCTACCGGTTCCGGATTCCCCTGAGCCTGGCCGTGGTCGCCATTATCACGGCGTTGGCATTCTCGCTCGCGGTCGCCTACCAGACTTACCGCAATATTCAGATTGAACAGCAACGCACCGGCTTTCGACTGGCGCACGCCATGGAACCGGTACTGGCACGCGCCATCCGGCACGACGATATCTGGCTGGCCTACAGCCTGTTGCGTGAACCTTCCGGCGCCGGAAAAATAAATACCGGTTTTCCCGCCCCGTTTCTCGTGCTGCTGGATGAACAGCGGCATATCTTTGCCAGTAACCAGCCGGAACACTTTCCGCTGGGCGTGGCCCTGGCCGATCTCCACAGCGAGCTTGCCCGGCTCGGTAGTGAGTCGAACAGGGAAAATCCGGTCGTCCAGTGGCGTGACGGCCAACTGTTGATCGTGCCGGTGCGTTCGGCCGATGCGCAGGTGGGCACCCTGATGCTCGGCTTTTCCACGGGTGTCTTCTGGAACCGCTTCCGGGAAATTCTGATCGGCGCGGCACCGGTGATCGGCCTGGTATTACTGGCACTGATCGGAATCGGCTGGGTCTGGGGGCAACGCATTATCGCGCCACTGACCAGCCTGAGCCATTGCATGGAACGCATCGGCCGGGACGATATCACCCGTATGCAATGCCCCACCTATACCGGCAGCGACGAAATCGGGCAACTCGGACAACGTTTCAAACTTTTGCTCGAGGATCTGCGCAACAAGCAGGCGCTGGAAGAACAGGCGAAAACCCAGGAACGCCTGGCCGCTATCGGCCGCATGGCGGCGGGCGTCGCTCACGAGGTCAACAATCCGCTGGGGGGCCTGTTTGCCGCGATCGATACTTATCGTCACACCCCGTCCCGACAACGGGACCCGGACAGGACCCTCGCCCTGATCGAACGCGGCCTGCAACAGATCCATACCGTGGTCTCCGCCCTGCTGGTAGAAAGCCGGCTGGAAACCCGCCCGCTGACCCACCAGGACATCGACGACGTGGCCACCCTGGTACAGGCGGATGCGACCACGGTCAACAAAGCCATCCACTGGGACAACCAGCTACCCCGGGAACTCCCCTTGCCGGCTAACGCCGTGCGCCAGATCCTGCTGAACCTGACGTTGAACGCCGTCCAGGCCACTCCTCCCAAAAATAAAATTACCATCGAACTGACTGCCGATGATGACGCGTTGCAGATTCTGGTCAGCAATCCGGGCGAGCCGATCCCCCCGGCGATACTCGCCCATCTTTTTGAACCGTTTCAAAGCCAGCGTCCCCACGGCACCGGTCTGGGACTGTGGGTGACGTATCAGACAGTGACACAGCTCGGTGGCGAGATCGACGTGGAAAGCCAGGCACGCCTGACCCGCTTCCGGGTCCGCCTGCCCCTGACAAAAACCCGCACGAAGGTGGCCTGAAAATGGCCCGCATCTGCCTGAT
Coding sequences:
- a CDS encoding 4Fe-4S dicluster domain-containing protein is translated as MAKWGMVIDLDKCTGCQACTTACAMENNRLPGENWQDVLFYTEGTYPNVSMKWFPRPCFHCENPSCVSVCPTRATYKDPEGGFVLIDWNKCIGCKYCQVACPYGVRFFTDEKAVVQPDIRDVFPAKDDRQWDPPYKGPQDDPSRGIGIQPHGVVSKCTFCYHKVSKAPEGVADLDEDIPELKEYVPGCVRVCAPKARFFGDLDNPESYVNKLIADKRGVRLKEETGNKPQVYYLSGGAAAAVPGLRSMKDKS
- the nrfD gene encoding NrfD/PsrC family molybdoenzyme membrane anchor subunit, whose protein sequence is MINTSKSNLVFVVAIIGLIVTAALVLFNLASQGHAAFNGSNLGLHWTFPIVVYDYFLLTSTGLAMIASLMLIFGGAHCQPLVRRCLWLAVAGLVGGVSVLALELGYPVRAIWAIPTSFAVTSPLWWKVMFVIAYVVVLLITVNLLRKPGEWPAAARTSAILLLLAALGVTGIAGVVYGSMTMRPFWSSGDVPVAFIFESLLGGLAFAIFFSYLAHGFSQERMSAPLRDVLTGMLPKVFALAIFVHLMFVGARALIGLYSNAEGLQVWQYLAGTSLFHIELWAGLVLPLLLMLSPGLRSNAGSQTLAALLVMISLFIARYDYIIGGQLVPMFKGAWAPELLSYAPSFTEWMLLLMAIFLANAIYVWGEKKFDLSWCKQA
- a CDS encoding HAMP domain-containing sensor histidine kinase, with translation MNLTSYRFRIPLSLAVVAIITALAFSLAVAYQTYRNIQIEQQRTGFRLAHAMEPVLARAIRHDDIWLAYSLLREPSGAGKINTGFPAPFLVLLDEQRHIFASNQPEHFPLGVALADLHSELARLGSESNRENPVVQWRDGQLLIVPVRSADAQVGTLMLGFSTGVFWNRFREILIGAAPVIGLVLLALIGIGWVWGQRIIAPLTSLSHCMERIGRDDITRMQCPTYTGSDEIGQLGQRFKLLLEDLRNKQALEEQAKTQERLAAIGRMAAGVAHEVNNPLGGLFAAIDTYRHTPSRQRDPDRTLALIERGLQQIHTVVSALLVESRLETRPLTHQDIDDVATLVQADATTVNKAIHWDNQLPRELPLPANAVRQILLNLTLNAVQATPPKNKITIELTADDDALQILVSNPGEPIPPAILAHLFEPFQSQRPHGTGLGLWVTYQTVTQLGGEIDVESQARLTRFRVRLPLTKTRTKVA
- a CDS encoding 4Fe-4S binding protein, with the protein product MPLDKWRQSQGAAGEITTNQVRKGGRDQVNLQATFPGQQETRRPAVIWRRLHPRHGLRHAQAVCQALRSRAGECQACRSACPVEAIQPGSVTLELGDQCLGCGRCVPACPMGALALPVLPEQPVTGRDALEIDCRRVPSQRQGGQTNRIPCLGALAVADLLELFTRADGRPLRLLDRGWCAACPAGGAGAHPAQAALDTARQWLTQMGVPAARQPQLVSAPLNQSRALPATAEVLGEVVLSRRGFFREIARTAQDKSQPPPRQAPAAQVAAQASLARERQLAAIERVAGITGQVPPATAWPQLAARADRCGNHQGCVRICPTGALRAYRTAHASGVRFNAAACIACDRCVEHCPRQALHWTAENRAEEPGAIHTLTSHSRRECAGCGAEFSPLPDDTSGAYCQPCQRSRRLAADAFTQLFGARE
- a CDS encoding molybdopterin-dependent oxidoreductase; translated protein: MNIFQSLISRRRFLQATGTTAAAGAVSSSGMLSGLLTEAQAQDTAGAATASGKAVITKNICHQCPARCGIDVYTTDGRVHAIWGSSEHPISNGKLCPKGPLGTYILYDPDRYKGPMKRTNPKKGRNEDPKFVPISWEEALDTVAARLNKLRDAGESHRFSLCFGRGWGAADAGILGTFAELYGSPNVGIGHSSMCSDGSELSKYATDGNNSYSAYDYKNSNMLLMFGVGFLEAFRPYNNNMQVWGYIRGEKVPKTRITAIDVHMNTTLAGADRALLVKPGTDGALALAIAHVILTEGLWEKSFVGDFYDGVNRFKPGQYVDPGSFNEKWVRGLVDWWNTELKDRTVVWAAEVTTLYERDILATAREFGSTRPAIALFERGVHAHSNGILNGMAVHSLNALVGSLFAEGGLMYQMGPSYGAPPADAADYLDEYAKNGPWRDKPRIDLQGHEDGYLMAKNMLQELGPNSLAGKPYKLDTIMFYLTNPIWTAPNGKVWEDALRELFVIETSPFPSETAMFADLILPEHTYLERLQDAPTYPFQGWPMAQLRVPAIKPLYDTRFFGDMVFEIGKRIKGPMGDYYKAMDSSENLLRHLAKGFEQDPGDNGVNSFESWKEKGVWYKKRYLWRQIDGDFFEWDGSGYNKPMRPEAVKAELFKTVSGRFEFRSSWLEQHGDWIADKTGRDQNKLMFPHWEEPKHPGGGDLYMVTPKVALHAEGRGGNLPVAIANMQPALGGRNTVYIEINPVTARERGIDDGDRVRIKSAIGSIEGFCKYFEGVRPDTLVFPMEHGHWAHGRWAKGRLPGHSGEITVNQSDRITGQCNYYTTKVSIERA
- a CDS encoding PhnD/SsuA/transferrin family substrate-binding protein, producing MPASRRQFLIRTAGLLLATTGARAAPGNPAPIRIGLTPVILDDQSRFLRRWRDWLERQFTREVQFVQRPRYRDITELLLRHELDAAWVCGYPYIAHAEQLRLLAVPVYRGEPRYHSLIIRTQQHKSIKNIDDLAGTSFAFSDPDSNSGYLYPMYRLREALTRQPDFFRRTFFTWGHRNTIEAVAAGLADAGAVDSYVWETLQRRHPEYAEQAVVVERSPAFGFPPLVTHVDTPPPIHQRLAEVLLSMHEDSEGRALLEQLALDRFEAGQPDQYAGIHRMLKELRQRGLVTAA
- a CDS encoding molecular chaperone TorD family protein: MSITHAEFWLCLARAFLPPTERAFQTALREDLVDDLAALAGELDYPLDEELAALRRSLAGIDGPELLVSYSRLFLVPGEEHPNINAGVYIDGTLHGDTVRRLTERYRAFGLARDEAFADLPDHVAVQLEFVARLYAGDGDGDAPGFLADFVRRWAPLLHEDLRQAESRFELAANPWLALAQVIDKVAALEAPAPQPAPAEEEDEILRLRRQYAGRSPDAADLETIRAALEAQGLDTAHLAVPVAERDAQEGLARLQVPEVPQHKIRSGGARH